The following coding sequences lie in one Arachis ipaensis cultivar K30076 chromosome B05, Araip1.1, whole genome shotgun sequence genomic window:
- the LOC107641021 gene encoding uncharacterized protein LOC107641021 produces the protein MPEATGNNPPNPVDFMAALGNMAAAMQATAEALGNQINNGNNGNNGDNGSMILFSFLKVPDERWVEFGTYQLQGEAQHWWQGMRRILQPDGVVISGELFRIKFYKKYFPSSVRNGKELELLQLKQGQMTITEYTSKFEELCRFSRICQGALEDFAEWKCIKYEGGLRSDILSFVARMEIRVFSKLVNKSRIAEECVRNVAVAKNDNQEFHRRNHHQNLVPRGRGFKQRGYAQPFPHGRNLVGMDDDHHGDGGRKQTRDTSEKLTCQKCGRYHPNNPCRIGLGVCYKCGLPGHLATGMRM, from the exons ATGCCTGAAGCAACAGGGAACAATCCTCCTAACCCTGTAGACTTCATGGCCGCTCTAGGGAATATGGCCGCGGCGATGCAAGCGACAGCCGAAGCCCTGGGAAACCAAATAAATAATGGAAATAATGGCAATAACGGCGATAATGGTTCTATGATACTTTTCTCCTTTCTAAAG GTTCCTGATGAACGGTGGGTTGAGTTTGGAACCTACCAGCTGCAAGGTGAGGctcagcattggtggcagggcATGAGGCGTATTCTACAGCCTGATGGGGTTGTAATCTCTGGGGAGTTATTCCGAATCAAATTTTACAAGAAGTACTTTCCCAGCTCAGTCAGGAATGGTAAGGAACTTGAACTGCTTCAGCTGAAACAGGGCCAGATGACCATTACTGAGTACACAAGCAAATTTGAAGAATTGTGCCGTTTTTCACGCATTTGTCAGGGAGCTCTTGAGGACTTTGCTGAGTGGAAGTGTATCAAATATGAGGGAGGCCTTCGGAGTGATATTCTAAGCTTCGTTGCACGTATGGAGATCAGGGTATTTTCCAAACTTGTGAACAAGAGCCGAATAGCTGAAGAATGTGTGAGAAACGTAGCCGTGGCGAAGAACGATAACCAGGAATTCCACCGAAGAAACCACCACCAGAATTTGGTACCAAGGGGTCGAGGATTCAAGCAAAGAGGATATGCTCAACCATTTCCTCATGGTCGGAACCTGGTTGGAATGGATGATGATCACCATGGGGATGGTGGAAGAAAACAAACAAGGGATACTTCGGAGAAGCTGACATGTCAAAAGTGTGGCCGTTATCATCCGAATAATCCGTGCCGTATTGGCTTGGGCGTATGTTACAAGTGTGGTCTACCAGGGCAC CTGGCGACAGGGATGAGGATGTAA